A single region of the Gemmatimonadota bacterium genome encodes:
- the lpxD gene encoding UDP-3-O-(3-hydroxymyristoyl)glucosamine N-acyltransferase has product MRQKLADIATQVQGELVGDGSCIIESVAPLDEAGKGSISVLINARHSRRLESTEAAAVIVSREIDHAPVPIIRVASPELALVTLLTTYFSGHRPADSGIHPTARIDPAAEVDEEAAIGPHVSIGPHTKVGRSACIGANVAIGAHCRVGAGTWIFANATLYDRVSLGEGVIVHGGVVIGSDGFGYFQSSGGARKIPQVGGVEIGDDVEIGANSTIDRATMGMTRIGRGTKIDNLVQIGHNVVIGDHVTICAQVGIAGSTVVESGTLIGGQAGLSDHIHVGAGSRIGGQAGVTKSIPAGSTVSGYPARPHNQARRIEAAIKRLPDLLHQVQTLEARIKTLESGEQDGPSIEGRE; this is encoded by the coding sequence ATGCGACAGAAGCTGGCAGATATCGCGACGCAGGTACAGGGCGAACTCGTCGGTGACGGTTCGTGCATCATCGAGAGCGTAGCGCCGCTGGACGAGGCCGGCAAGGGTTCGATCTCCGTCCTGATCAACGCCCGGCATAGCCGGCGCCTGGAGTCTACGGAGGCAGCGGCGGTCATCGTCTCCCGGGAAATAGATCACGCTCCGGTCCCCATCATCCGCGTGGCTTCTCCCGAACTCGCCCTCGTCACCCTGTTGACGACCTATTTCTCCGGACACCGTCCCGCCGATAGCGGGATCCATCCGACGGCCAGGATAGATCCTGCCGCGGAAGTGGATGAAGAGGCGGCCATCGGTCCCCATGTGTCGATCGGCCCGCACACCAAGGTGGGGCGAAGCGCCTGCATCGGCGCGAACGTGGCGATCGGCGCCCATTGCCGGGTCGGCGCCGGCACGTGGATCTTTGCCAACGCGACGCTCTACGATCGTGTTTCCCTGGGAGAAGGCGTGATCGTGCACGGTGGCGTCGTGATCGGCAGCGATGGCTTCGGGTATTTCCAGAGCAGCGGAGGGGCCAGGAAGATACCGCAGGTCGGCGGCGTGGAGATCGGCGACGACGTGGAGATCGGCGCAAATTCGACGATCGATCGCGCAACCATGGGCATGACCCGTATCGGCCGCGGCACGAAGATCGACAACCTGGTACAGATCGGCCATAACGTCGTAATCGGCGATCACGTCACCATATGCGCCCAGGTGGGCATCGCGGGGAGCACGGTGGTTGAATCGGGGACCCTCATCGGCGGGCAGGCCGGACTCTCCGATCACATCCACGTCGGCGCCGGTTCCAGGATCGGCGGGCAGGCGGGCGTGACCAAGTCCATTCCCGCCGGATCGACTGTTTCGGGATATCCCGCCCGTCCGCACAACCAGGCCAGGAGAATCGAGGCGGCCATCAAGCGCCTGCCGGATCTGTTGCACCAGGTCCAGACCCTGGAGGCGCGGATCAAGACGCTTGAAAGCGGCGAGCAGGATGGGCCATCCATCGAAGGAAGAGAGTAG
- a CDS encoding OmpH family outer membrane protein: protein MLSGRRMIRITAVLAVLAAVMLQPVVAQGQELKIGYLDMERLRQSYQGFRDAEEAFKKIATEVQEQVRNRQQEVEMLQQQYEARKTMLTAARRQQDEQNIMQKEQELVQFAQSQQMELAQQEVELTRPLQESIFNVVQTLAKAENYTYIFDAGSLIYVDPLRAQDLTGQVLEELQKEAN from the coding sequence ATGCTTTCAGGAAGAAGGATGATTCGTATTACGGCCGTGCTGGCCGTGCTGGCCGCCGTCATGTTGCAGCCGGTTGTGGCCCAGGGGCAGGAACTCAAGATCGGCTATCTCGACATGGAGCGCCTGCGCCAGTCGTACCAGGGATTCAGGGACGCAGAGGAAGCCTTCAAGAAGATAGCGACGGAAGTGCAGGAACAGGTACGGAACCGTCAGCAGGAAGTCGAAATGCTGCAGCAGCAGTACGAAGCCAGGAAGACCATGTTGACCGCGGCCAGGCGGCAGCAGGACGAGCAGAATATCATGCAGAAGGAACAGGAGCTCGTGCAGTTCGCCCAGTCTCAGCAAATGGAGCTGGCCCAACAGGAAGTGGAATTGACCAGGCCGCTGCAGGAATCCATTTTCAACGTGGTGCAGACCCTGGCCAAGGCGGAGAACTACACCTATATCTTCGATGCCGGATCGCTCATATACGTGGATCCCTTGAGAGCGCAGGACCTCACGGGGCAGGTCCTGGAGGAACTGCAGAAGGAAGCCAACTAG